Proteins from a single region of Mycoplasmopsis edwardii:
- a CDS encoding MSC_0624 family F1-like ATPase-associated membrane protein, whose product MNKDLFEKKRIYVNYNSQISSKLGNEWILGYKLALVLLFAIGSLILFIKMDSWLFPGELISGQKSPLLLNFLAFETYGKQQSNAIILIRFSILYFVFLFSVFKNFSNINDQKERIKQYSVFYGLYLVLSLTSFILFITFIKQPNGLPYNAVEYLKLSLLLVPLVVINVAFEIYKFILKRKSDPVVYKSLVPIIIQTVSQLLLLAFVLINVFVWISYATRNNLFKGSDQKYWAFVELLFNEKSVKNLFMIILVFTLIVFLIIGSNAMKLHKISEKTVYQVQEKDKFLLGLVFIFVILIWLCILLFGSKVKYAVLGSEVSYSVKNAVIIILGAIFTALYFVLAYTKVVSTKNPIGLGIRFTIIQLLLWTPFLFSIITLENSNINLINLFVISLFSFATFIHYLISNKSLTKASVFFLVLMFGLKIALLMIFGLNHVLLTHLNHVLVSVPTPISIVKIITITYVSVILVFFAYLSVSLQVTLGIKMFGKKKAS is encoded by the coding sequence ATGAACAAAGACTTATTCGAAAAGAAAAGAATTTATGTTAACTATAATTCACAAATAAGTTCTAAGTTAGGTAATGAATGAATCCTTGGTTATAAACTTGCATTAGTTTTACTATTTGCAATTGGTTCATTAATTTTATTCATTAAAATGGATTCATGATTATTCCCTGGTGAATTAATAAGCGGGCAAAAAAGCCCCTTACTACTTAACTTTTTAGCTTTTGAAACATATGGCAAACAACAAAGTAATGCAATTATTTTAATTAGGTTCAGCATATTGTATTTCGTGTTTTTATTTAGTGTATTTAAAAACTTTAGCAATATTAATGACCAAAAAGAAAGGATAAAACAATATTCAGTATTTTACGGATTATACTTAGTTTTATCTTTAACATCATTTATTTTATTTATCACATTTATTAAACAACCAAACGGACTACCATATAATGCAGTAGAATACTTAAAACTATCATTATTATTAGTTCCATTAGTTGTTATCAACGTAGCTTTTGAAATTTACAAATTTATTTTAAAAAGAAAATCTGACCCTGTTGTATATAAATCATTAGTACCAATCATTATACAAACAGTATCACAATTATTACTTTTAGCATTTGTGCTAATAAATGTATTTGTGTGAATCAGTTATGCAACAAGAAATAATTTATTCAAAGGATCAGATCAAAAATACTGAGCATTTGTTGAATTATTATTTAATGAAAAAAGTGTTAAAAACCTCTTTATGATTATCTTAGTATTCACATTAATTGTTTTCTTAATCATCGGTTCAAATGCAATGAAACTACACAAGATTTCAGAAAAAACAGTTTACCAAGTTCAAGAAAAAGATAAATTCTTATTAGGACTAGTATTTATCTTTGTGATCTTAATTTGATTATGTATCTTATTATTTGGCTCAAAAGTTAAATATGCTGTTTTAGGAAGTGAAGTAAGTTACTCTGTAAAAAATGCAGTTATTATTATCTTAGGTGCAATATTTACAGCTTTATACTTTGTTTTAGCATATACAAAAGTTGTTTCAACTAAAAACCCAATTGGCTTAGGAATCAGATTTACAATTATTCAATTACTTCTTTGAACACCATTTTTATTCTCAATCATTACACTTGAAAATTCAAACATTAACTTAATCAATTTATTTGTTATTTCACTGTTCTCGTTTGCGACATTTATTCATTATTTAATTAGCAACAAATCATTAACAAAAGCAAGTGTTTTCTTCTTAGTATTAATGTTTGGATTAAAAATTGCATTATTGATGATCTTCGGATTAAACCACGTTTTATTAACACACTTAAACCATGTACTTGTTTCAGTACCAACACCAATTTCAATTGTAAAAATTATTACAATCACATATGTATCAGTTATTCTTGTATTCTTTGCATATTTATCAGTAAGCTTACAAGTAACATTAGGTATTAAAATGTTTGGTAAAAAGAAAGCTAGTTAG
- a CDS encoding putative immunoglobulin-blocking virulence protein — translation MLLNRKAKSAIIVLSGGIIVSAVASTLTYKLVNDKSQSQRFTIANLSKPNFISNDNLDLTDIQPTITDINLKVKEKPTPLPIPDPTTEPPKITIQPTPDPIVVEPKPEPIPEPPKPEPIPEPQPQPEPDPIIVEPEPIPQPEPQPEPVPEPEPEPQPSSPPSLPETDVAIIRFGDINVRVHVEPIPRREYNKNDINKGIANRKPYISEVSSDLKYVEVTEELRRENRKQAGKALRNSVWASAFEGFFKPPAHWEEDNFVRYYESSPSNLLYFNKIIDKFDRLLENGDAVYEYLTDEGKKLYPELKKIKHEKVRKLRIISYIDTSKFVLTSDRINKNLEKGYVLKEDNDNIYITADGKLDSYSESPLINVAADRLIKDNSSLRTFGYNSYYGRTGKSIEDGTYPGWTKTNVTNSEEYAKYNVGNSDGIKIEKITRDKREEGKRNEGTIITIDAANIKGYNKTINFLRALKEDNKEITSIRITNMGVHSATQEFGKIFKELPRKIPQLELFFETHNTESLLNLEDIEIDELSLFTSGNSNAAGWSINPWALKNVAWVNSIDYNVSFDYKPGLKVPTRLSFDDIAFDDTDFDGSDYSRINNGIRMVYWVRNNERVFQGGFGPGLKPDRNEGENSYPVGLDLSRVTKMKSLRNLQFHDIEKPSNKPRKLRRLVLHNSKSSFEIDTDELNNANFEVLDRNPMSIPKSYITFSNGSVTKDLKITSKNGVSKLNSSGLSNLSILINYSNGRFNSNTTFKVPYQDIELINQLRNLGYRVQEINPSQEDEDDIYIP, via the coding sequence ATGCTTTTAAATAGAAAGGCTAAGAGCGCAATAATAGTTCTAAGTGGGGGAATTATTGTTAGTGCGGTAGCCTCAACCTTAACTTACAAGTTAGTGAATGATAAATCTCAGTCACAAAGGTTTACTATCGCTAACTTAAGTAAACCAAATTTTATTTCAAATGATAATTTAGATCTCACAGACATTCAACCAACCATAACAGATATTAATCTTAAGGTAAAGGAAAAACCTACGCCATTACCTATTCCTGACCCTACCACTGAACCTCCAAAAATTACAATACAACCAACACCAGATCCAATAGTAGTAGAACCCAAACCTGAGCCAATACCCGAGCCTCCTAAACCCGAACCAATTCCAGAGCCTCAACCTCAACCTGAACCAGATCCTATTATTGTTGAACCAGAGCCAATCCCTCAACCTGAGCCTCAACCCGAACCTGTTCCAGAGCCAGAACCTGAACCACAACCTTCTTCGCCTCCTTCTCTACCAGAAACTGATGTAGCAATCATAAGGTTTGGAGATATAAATGTTAGAGTTCATGTTGAACCAATTCCAAGAAGAGAATATAACAAAAATGATATTAATAAAGGTATCGCAAATAGAAAACCTTACATAAGCGAAGTTTCATCTGATTTGAAATATGTTGAAGTGACTGAAGAATTAAGGAGAGAAAACAGAAAACAAGCCGGCAAAGCTTTAAGAAATTCTGTATGAGCTTCAGCATTTGAAGGTTTCTTCAAACCGCCAGCACATTGAGAAGAAGATAACTTTGTAAGATACTATGAATCAAGCCCATCTAACTTACTTTACTTCAATAAGATAATTGATAAGTTTGATAGACTTTTAGAAAATGGTGATGCAGTTTATGAATATTTAACAGATGAAGGTAAAAAGCTTTATCCTGAATTAAAAAAAATAAAGCATGAAAAGGTTAGAAAACTTAGAATTATTTCTTATATCGATACTTCTAAATTTGTTTTAACTTCTGATAGAATAAACAAAAATCTTGAAAAAGGTTATGTTCTCAAAGAAGATAATGACAACATATATATTACGGCTGATGGAAAATTAGATTCATATTCTGAAAGCCCATTAATAAATGTTGCTGCAGATAGATTAATAAAAGATAATAGTTCATTAAGAACTTTTGGATATAACTCATATTACGGAAGAACTGGTAAAAGTATCGAAGACGGAACTTACCCAGGATGAACAAAAACGAATGTTACTAATTCAGAAGAATATGCAAAATATAATGTAGGAAATTCTGACGGAATTAAAATTGAAAAAATTACAAGAGATAAAAGAGAAGAAGGAAAACGAAACGAAGGAACAATCATCACAATTGATGCCGCAAACATTAAGGGATATAATAAAACAATTAATTTCTTAAGGGCTCTTAAAGAAGATAATAAAGAGATTACAAGCATTAGGATTACAAACATGGGTGTCCATAGTGCCACACAAGAATTTGGGAAAATATTTAAAGAGTTACCAAGAAAAATTCCCCAACTCGAACTTTTCTTTGAAACACATAATACAGAATCACTTTTAAACTTAGAAGACATAGAAATTGATGAACTTTCATTATTTACTTCAGGTAATTCAAATGCTGCAGGATGATCAATAAATCCTTGAGCCCTAAAAAATGTTGCTTGAGTAAATTCAATTGATTATAACGTCAGTTTTGATTATAAACCAGGACTTAAAGTTCCGACAAGATTATCATTTGATGACATTGCATTTGATGATACTGACTTTGATGGAAGTGATTATTCAAGAATTAATAATGGTATAAGAATGGTTTATTGAGTCAGAAACAATGAAAGAGTTTTCCAAGGCGGTTTTGGACCAGGTCTTAAGCCAGACAGAAATGAAGGCGAAAATAGTTATCCAGTTGGACTAGATCTAAGTAGGGTAACAAAAATGAAATCATTAAGAAACCTCCAATTTCATGATATAGAAAAACCAAGCAATAAGCCAAGAAAATTAAGGCGCTTGGTTCTACACAACAGTAAATCAAGTTTTGAAATAGACACAGATGAATTAAACAACGCAAATTTTGAAGTTCTTGATAGAAACCCGATGTCTATCCCAAAAAGCTACATTACATTTAGTAATGGATCTGTAACAAAAGATCTTAAGATAACTTCAAAAAATGGAGTATCAAAATTAAATTCAAGTGGTTTATCAAATTTAAGTATTTTAATTAATTATTCAAATGGAAGATTTAATAGCAATACAACTTTTAAAGTTCCATATCAAGATATTGAATTGATCAATCAATTAAGAAATCTTGGATATAGAGTTCAAGAAATAAATCCTTCTCAAGAAGATGAAGATGATATTTACATACCTTAG
- the deoC gene encoding deoxyribose-phosphate aldolase, translating into MNYNKMIDHTYLKPEATEKEINKLIDEAKKYGFKTVCVNSSWVKYVSEKLKGSDVEITSVVGFPLGSMITQAKAHETKLAIDHGANEIDMVINIGRFKQGDYEYVLNDIKKVKKATEIVMKSGAEFIKTSTGFSFRGANLEDVKTMKSVCGDTLLIKAAGGISNMDDLKAMYEAGATRFGTSRSVAIVEGQEAKGGY; encoded by the coding sequence ATGAATTACAATAAAATGATTGACCATACATACTTAAAACCAGAAGCTACAGAAAAAGAAATTAATAAATTAATTGATGAAGCTAAAAAATATGGTTTTAAAACTGTATGTGTAAACTCATCATGAGTAAAATACGTTTCAGAGAAATTAAAAGGAAGTGATGTAGAAATCACAAGTGTTGTAGGATTTCCTTTAGGATCAATGATCACTCAAGCTAAAGCACATGAAACAAAACTTGCAATTGATCATGGTGCAAACGAAATCGATATGGTTATTAACATTGGTCGTTTCAAACAAGGTGATTACGAATATGTTCTTAATGACATTAAAAAAGTTAAAAAAGCAACAGAAATTGTTATGAAATCTGGTGCAGAATTCATTAAAACATCAACAGGATTTAGCTTTAGAGGAGCAAACTTAGAAGATGTTAAAACAATGAAAAGCGTATGTGGAGACACATTATTAATTAAAGCAGCTGGTGGAATTAGTAACATGGATGACCTTAAAGCTATGTATGAGGCAGGTGCAACAAGATTTGGAACAAGCCGTTCAGTTGCTATTGTCGAAGGACAAGAAGCTAAGGGTGGATACTAA
- a CDS encoding pyrimidine-nucleoside phosphorylase, which produces MRVVDIIEKKKNKQELTEQEIKFLINSYVEGKTPDYQMSAFLMTVLFNSMTSKEIALMTKYMMHSGDVIDLSEIPGIKVDKHSTGGVGDKTTLAVAPIVAACGAPVAKMSGRGLAQTGGTIDKLESIPGFNVELTERQFIDQVKKHGISVIGQSGQLVPADKKLYALRDVTATVDSIPLIASSIMSKKLATGSNAILLDVKCGNGAFMKDVESATNLARTMINIGKELNVDVRAEITNMNRPIGREIGNKNEVIEAIKTLKGEGPSDFNELVYSSCATILEQAKIAKTHEEAEKMVSEVIKNGKALEKFYEFVTLQGGDAEILKGNNFWNPKHKLEVKSTQEGFLEIFDSLTFGLVSMKLGAGRQTKEDSLDFEAGITLNKKTNEYVKKGDVLFTLYSSNPINEELVKELEQAYKFNSKEVENKIIIDKLK; this is translated from the coding sequence ATGCGTGTAGTCGATATTATTGAAAAGAAAAAAAATAAACAAGAATTAACAGAACAAGAAATTAAATTCTTAATTAATTCTTATGTTGAAGGAAAAACTCCAGATTACCAAATGAGTGCATTCTTAATGACAGTTTTATTCAACTCAATGACATCAAAAGAAATTGCTTTAATGACAAAATACATGATGCATTCAGGAGATGTAATTGATCTTTCAGAAATACCTGGAATTAAAGTTGATAAACACTCAACAGGTGGAGTTGGAGATAAAACAACATTAGCAGTTGCTCCTATTGTAGCAGCTTGCGGTGCACCAGTTGCGAAAATGAGTGGACGTGGATTAGCTCAAACTGGTGGAACAATTGACAAACTTGAATCAATCCCAGGATTTAATGTTGAATTAACAGAAAGACAATTTATTGATCAAGTTAAAAAGCATGGTATTTCAGTTATTGGACAAAGTGGTCAATTAGTACCAGCTGACAAAAAATTATATGCATTAAGAGATGTTACGGCTACTGTAGATTCAATCCCTCTTATTGCTTCATCAATTATGTCTAAAAAATTAGCAACAGGTTCAAATGCTATTTTATTAGATGTTAAATGTGGAAATGGTGCTTTCATGAAAGATGTTGAAAGTGCTACAAACTTAGCAAGAACAATGATTAACATTGGTAAAGAACTTAATGTTGATGTTCGTGCAGAAATCACAAACATGAATAGACCAATTGGTAGAGAAATCGGTAACAAAAACGAAGTTATTGAAGCTATTAAGACTTTAAAAGGTGAAGGTCCTAGTGATTTCAATGAACTTGTATACTCATCATGTGCAACAATTTTAGAACAAGCTAAAATTGCTAAAACACATGAAGAAGCTGAAAAAATGGTAAGTGAAGTTATTAAGAATGGTAAAGCGTTAGAAAAATTCTATGAATTTGTTACATTACAAGGTGGAGATGCCGAAATTCTTAAAGGAAATAACTTCTGAAATCCAAAACACAAATTAGAAGTTAAATCAACACAAGAAGGTTTCTTAGAAATCTTTGATAGTTTAACTTTTGGACTTGTATCAATGAAATTAGGTGCGGGAAGACAAACTAAAGAAGATTCTTTAGACTTCGAAGCAGGTATTACATTAAACAAGAAAACAAATGAATATGTTAAAAAAGGTGATGTATTATTCACATTATATTCATCTAACCCAATTAATGAAGAATTAGTTAAAGAGTTAGAACAAGCTTACAAATTTAATTCAAAAGAAGTTGAAAATAAAATTATTATTGATAAATTAAAATAA
- the deoD gene encoding purine-nucleoside phosphorylase, producing the protein MTPHINAKKGEIAKTVIMPGDPLRAKYIAETFLDPGYKQVNSVRNMFMFTGTYKGKPVTVAGSGMGCPSIGIYSYELFKFYDVDRIIRIGSAGSYLKELGLYEVVLASEAVADSDAFRRLALGKEGNVASPSAKLNKEIQDIAKDLGHKLTVGRVHSSDVFYSVMPKEERIAATGAVCVEMESYALFTNAEATGKEAACLLTISDNLITQEETTAEERQTAFTKMMEIALNLAK; encoded by the coding sequence ATGACACCACACATTAATGCGAAAAAAGGTGAAATCGCTAAAACAGTTATTATGCCAGGAGACCCACTTAGAGCAAAATATATTGCTGAAACATTTTTAGACCCTGGTTATAAACAAGTAAACTCAGTTAGAAATATGTTTATGTTCACAGGTACATACAAAGGAAAACCTGTTACAGTTGCAGGGAGCGGTATGGGATGTCCATCAATCGGTATTTACTCATACGAACTTTTCAAATTCTATGATGTAGATAGAATTATTAGAATTGGATCTGCAGGTTCATACTTAAAAGAGTTAGGATTATATGAAGTTGTTTTAGCTTCTGAAGCAGTTGCAGATAGTGATGCATTCAGAAGATTAGCTTTAGGAAAAGAAGGAAATGTTGCTTCTCCATCAGCTAAATTAAACAAAGAAATCCAAGATATTGCAAAAGATTTAGGTCACAAACTTACAGTTGGTAGAGTTCACTCTTCAGATGTATTCTACTCAGTAATGCCTAAAGAAGAAAGAATTGCTGCTACAGGTGCAGTTTGTGTTGAAATGGAATCATATGCTTTATTCACAAACGCTGAAGCAACAGGAAAAGAAGCAGCTTGTTTATTAACAATTAGTGATAATTTAATTACTCAAGAAGAAACAACAGCTGAAGAACGTCAAACAGCATTTACAAAAATGATGGAGATTGCTTTAAACTTAGCAAAATAA
- the mutM gene encoding DNA-formamidopyrimidine glycosylase, with the protein MPEYPEVTVVQQSLNNFVQQKEITKIEVKGAKLIKNTDEDGFKKFLLNKTIINVENFGKFLVFNLSDGSRLISHLRMTGKYFIRDQKDKNLYAYKHDYIYFWLNNGNVMVYNDSRIFGSFEIVEASDTRTLYEIKNLAQLPGDVDKEALFKKVSKKNISIKKILLDQSLVLGIGNIYADESLFAAKINPMTKAKDVSFEKFSEILEHAQRIMDNSIKLGGSSVQSYSSVNGITGKFQNNLKVYGRDGQKCEDCNIGFVKKVKLDYTENGRGTSFCDYCQKENL; encoded by the coding sequence ATGCCAGAATATCCAGAAGTTACCGTTGTACAACAATCATTAAATAACTTTGTGCAACAAAAAGAAATCACAAAAATTGAAGTAAAGGGAGCCAAATTGATCAAAAACACTGATGAAGATGGCTTTAAAAAATTTTTACTAAACAAAACGATTATCAATGTTGAAAACTTTGGTAAGTTTTTAGTCTTTAACCTAAGTGATGGTTCAAGATTAATTTCACACTTAAGAATGACTGGGAAATACTTTATTAGGGACCAAAAAGATAAAAACCTGTATGCTTACAAACATGACTATATTTACTTTTGACTAAATAATGGGAATGTTATGGTTTATAACGATTCAAGAATCTTTGGTTCTTTTGAAATAGTTGAAGCTAGTGATACTAGAACATTATATGAAATTAAAAATCTTGCCCAATTACCTGGTGATGTTGATAAAGAAGCATTATTCAAAAAGGTAAGTAAGAAAAATATTAGCATCAAGAAGATCTTGTTAGATCAATCGCTTGTTTTAGGAATTGGCAATATTTATGCTGATGAATCGCTTTTTGCAGCCAAAATTAATCCTATGACTAAAGCAAAAGATGTTTCATTTGAAAAATTTAGCGAGATCTTAGAACATGCTCAAAGAATAATGGATAATAGCATTAAACTTGGTGGAAGCAGTGTCCAAAGCTATAGTTCAGTGAATGGTATTACAGGTAAGTTTCAAAATAACTTAAAAGTCTATGGTCGTGATGGTCAAAAGTGTGAAGATTGTAATATTGGTTTTGTTAAAAAAGTGAAACTTGATTATACCGAAAATGGTAGAGGAACTTCATTTTGTGATTATTGTCAAAAGGAAAACTTATAA
- a CDS encoding cysteine hydrolase family protein, which yields MKKSVIFVIDLINGFAKSGALYDKRIKDIIPDVKDIIDKSDSEVHFVCDAHSKDDIEMEQYPPHCIKGTEESEVVDELKFHIKSDGSNVTFKTTTNGFFVVKKSYLRQFDEFILTGCCTDICIMQFGLSLKTWLNKNRLNKDVIIYEEGVQTFDSKDHNGDLMHKFALDVMKNAGIKIRSWKDK from the coding sequence ATGAAAAAAAGTGTTATTTTTGTTATTGATTTAATTAATGGTTTTGCTAAAAGTGGTGCGTTATATGATAAGAGGATTAAAGATATTATTCCTGATGTAAAAGATATAATTGATAAATCTGATAGTGAAGTTCATTTTGTTTGTGATGCACACTCTAAGGATGATATTGAAATGGAGCAATATCCTCCACATTGCATTAAAGGCACTGAAGAATCAGAAGTAGTTGATGAGTTAAAGTTTCACATTAAAAGTGATGGGTCAAATGTTACTTTTAAGACTACTACAAATGGTTTTTTTGTTGTTAAGAAATCATATTTAAGACAATTTGATGAATTTATTTTAACTGGTTGTTGTACAGATATTTGTATTATGCAATTTGGTTTGTCTTTAAAAACTTGATTAAACAAAAATAGGCTAAATAAAGATGTAATTATTTATGAAGAAGGTGTACAGACATTTGATTCAAAAGATCATAATGGTGATTTAATGCATAAATTCGCTCTTGATGTTATGAAAAATGCAGGAATAAAAATTAGATCGTGAAAAGACAAGTAA
- a CDS encoding Smr/MutS family protein, with protein sequence MSYDVKVDLHGLETQDALITIQKYVFQILDGSLFDVIFITGNGSGYLKTTLENFIKDHNDHNNVKLFYKSINSGSYLVYASDNVFNYYDVNFEDEPTLSDDEIAKIFEEAKK encoded by the coding sequence ATGAGTTATGATGTAAAAGTTGACTTACATGGTTTAGAAACTCAAGATGCCTTAATTACTATTCAAAAATATGTATTCCAGATTCTAGATGGTAGTTTATTTGATGTAATCTTTATTACAGGAAACGGGTCTGGATACTTAAAAACAACACTTGAAAATTTTATTAAAGATCATAATGATCATAATAATGTTAAATTGTTTTATAAGTCAATTAATAGTGGTTCTTACTTAGTTTATGCAAGTGATAATGTTTTTAATTATTATGATGTTAATTTTGAAGATGAACCAACACTTAGTGATGATGAAATAGCTAAAATATTTGAAGAAGCAAAAAAATAA
- the secDF gene encoding protein translocase subunit SecDF — MIIAAILSIAFGSAFYLGNNTNKSIDYAGGSRVLVQVKSDQKIDSQFTKEVNESLLSRLRDGSGLSGIKVTTQADGKLLVSKSGELSPKELNSFVNEIVKKPTLIATTVDLKPLFNLSKFSVSDQIDYSKLKDYQIPFKKNGAEHIERNGYNNIKVSLNGLDGETEYAKATEYLYNQQNNKEILFWLNIDSLYEKAINEYSEDWEASGRNLWNFVHVGNQAYTTGQDGRATENAYKDHQLGIQRDFLIFRRQISYVNDSKDIYIGSEGLTNSQAISLVSKINYALSDYSLELLSTETYSNPNGGSNYAFLYAMIGTIVVFAILSLIQIINYGVIGIATTILMALYIFLTFVIFTSVRGEYSPATISALIIGMLVQFDANVVWFEKFKERMSTGDSINKAFMNTLRYNTRRVFDSNLIMFVSMLILFYLGLNEVKSFASFTVFAIIVVLIVSQVLLRWITISLTKWSLIENKEWFFGLTKVDKKFYNYINTNQKDYLKFGKFGWIILLALLLVASIVVATLGAINKSFWSAFNSSRDFVGGYNINIASLNNSEYLFDETKAQNLINFISQKDSNLKELVSSSSIYSINGIDSYKGLSIYVKNYDEATFNKLSEIVKEFNNNLSFNHYELSNSTSVSSLWWTLLGIAISVLVASIYVLFRFGWTFSLSLWVGILVDLAILFISVALTRIYSTSHILIIIAVLFVWSINEKISIFSELRENIQFKFHKVILNKEEIMVVANTSISKKIKRNIIISVGFIFVTIGLILATPTPDKLSSILVFVSLALSTFVTTYLITWLWAKVFAISQRNKQKRIDSGFWNINKVEEQTFNGINDYL, encoded by the coding sequence ATGATTATAGCCGCTATCTTATCTATTGCATTTGGTAGTGCCTTTTATTTAGGTAATAATACAAACAAATCAATTGATTATGCCGGTGGTTCAAGAGTTTTAGTTCAAGTTAAAAGTGATCAAAAAATTGACTCACAATTTACAAAAGAAGTTAATGAATCACTTTTAAGTAGATTAAGAGATGGTTCTGGTTTAAGTGGTATTAAAGTTACAACTCAAGCAGATGGCAAATTATTAGTTTCTAAAAGTGGAGAACTTTCACCAAAAGAACTAAATAGCTTTGTTAATGAAATAGTTAAAAAACCTACTTTAATTGCTACAACAGTAGATTTAAAACCATTATTCAATTTATCAAAATTTAGCGTAAGTGATCAAATTGATTATAGTAAATTAAAAGATTACCAAATACCATTTAAAAAGAATGGCGCTGAACACATTGAAAGAAATGGATATAACAATATTAAAGTTTCTCTTAATGGTTTAGATGGCGAAACAGAATATGCAAAAGCAACTGAGTATTTATATAATCAACAAAATAATAAAGAAATTCTATTTTGATTAAACATTGATTCGCTTTATGAAAAAGCAATTAATGAATATTCAGAAGATTGAGAAGCTTCAGGAAGAAATCTTTGAAACTTTGTTCACGTAGGTAACCAAGCATATACAACTGGACAAGATGGAAGAGCAACAGAAAATGCTTATAAAGATCATCAATTAGGAATTCAAAGAGACTTCTTAATTTTCAGAAGACAAATCTCATATGTAAATGATTCAAAAGATATCTACATTGGTAGTGAAGGATTAACAAATTCACAAGCCATTTCTTTAGTTTCAAAAATTAATTATGCTCTAAGCGATTATTCACTTGAGTTATTATCTACAGAAACTTATTCAAATCCAAATGGCGGAAGTAATTATGCTTTCTTATATGCAATGATAGGAACAATTGTTGTTTTTGCGATCTTATCATTAATTCAAATTATTAACTATGGTGTTATCGGTATAGCAACAACAATCTTAATGGCACTATATATATTCTTAACATTTGTTATCTTTACATCAGTAAGAGGAGAATATTCTCCAGCAACAATTAGTGCACTTATCATTGGTATGCTTGTACAATTTGATGCAAACGTAGTATGGTTTGAAAAATTCAAAGAAAGAATGTCCACAGGTGATTCAATAAATAAAGCATTTATGAACACCTTAAGATACAATACAAGAAGAGTTTTTGATTCAAATTTAATTATGTTTGTTTCGATGCTTATCTTATTTTATTTAGGATTAAATGAAGTTAAATCATTCGCCTCATTCACTGTGTTTGCAATTATCGTTGTTTTAATAGTTTCACAAGTATTATTAAGATGAATAACCATTTCATTAACAAAATGAAGTTTAATTGAAAACAAAGAATGATTCTTCGGGTTAACAAAAGTTGACAAAAAATTCTACAATTATATTAACACTAATCAAAAAGACTACTTAAAGTTTGGAAAATTTGGTTGAATAATCCTTTTAGCGTTATTATTAGTTGCTTCAATAGTTGTAGCCACACTAGGAGCAATTAACAAGAGTTTTTGAAGTGCATTTAATTCATCGAGAGATTTTGTTGGCGGATATAATATCAATATTGCCTCATTAAATAATTCAGAATATTTATTTGATGAAACTAAGGCGCAAAACTTAATTAATTTTATTTCTCAAAAAGATTCAAACTTAAAAGAGTTAGTTTCTTCTTCATCAATTTATTCAATAAATGGAATTGATTCTTACAAAGGACTTTCAATTTACGTTAAAAACTATGATGAAGCAACATTTAATAAACTTTCAGAAATAGTTAAAGAATTTAATAACAATTTATCATTTAATCATTATGAACTTTCAAACTCAACATCAGTTTCAAGTTTATGATGAACATTGCTTGGTATAGCTATTTCAGTGCTAGTTGCATCAATTTATGTTTTATTCAGATTTGGATGAACATTCTCATTATCATTATGAGTTGGTATATTAGTTGATTTAGCAATTTTATTCATTTCAGTAGCATTAACAAGAATCTATTCAACAAGTCACATTTTAATTATTATTGCAGTGTTGTTTGTTTGATCAATTAATGAAAAAATTTCAATCTTTAGTGAACTTAGAGAAAATATTCAATTTAAGTTCCATAAAGTTATCTTAAACAAAGAAGAAATTATGGTTGTTGCAAACACATCGATATCTAAGAAAATTAAACGTAACATAATTATTTCAGTTGGGTTTATCTTTGTTACAATTGGATTAATTCTTGCGACACCTACACCAGATAAATTATCAAGTATTTTAGTGTTTGTATCATTAGCATTATCTACTTTTGTTACAACATACTTAATCACATGATTATGAGCAAAAGTATTTGCTATTTCACAAAGAAACAAACAAAAAAGAATTGATTCAGGATTCTGAAACATTAACAAAGTTGAAGAACAAACATTTAACGGAATCAATGATTATCTATAA